The Dehalococcoidales bacterium DNA window GGCTATTATTGCAATTAGGTACTAGTATTATGCTATTCTCCGGACGAATCATTGAGGGCATCCCTCAGCCCTGTGACGAAATCGCTGACGGGTGAGGTGAAGTCAGTATCAGTTTCCATAAGCTGAATAAGCCGACTGCCCACGATAACCCCGTCAGCGGCACGGGCTACCTGACTTGCCTGCTCCGGGGTTGATATCCCGAAGCCGACACAGAGCGGCAGGGTGGTTATCTTTCTTACCCTGGCAATAAATGCCCCCAGGTCCACCGCTAACGCTTCCCGCGCGCCGGTAACGCCGGTCACCGAGACCAGATAGATGAACCCTCGGGACTTCTCCGCCACCAGCCGGATACGCTCCTCCGTACTGGTCGGCGCCAGGAGATAGATAAGGTCGATTCCGAGTCGCTGTGTGACGGTCTCCATCTCCGAACCCTCGCCGGGGGGCAGGTCAGGGATAATCAACCCGTCAACGCCGGAAGCGACACAGGCGCTGACGAATTTCTCCAGTCCGTAGCTGAACACCGGATTGTAGTAGCTCATAAACACCAGTGGTATGTCTACCTTCT harbors:
- the trpA gene encoding tryptophan synthase subunit alpha — its product is MSRIAAVFNRPGHKALIPYVTVGYPSIEATLEVVPLLARLGCDIVEMGIPFSDPLADGVTIQNSSFAALQNGITPEICLDVASRLRKKVDIPLVFMSYYNPVFSYGLEKFVSACVASGVDGLIIPDLPPGEGSEMETVTQRLGIDLIYLLAPTSTEERIRLVAEKSRGFIYLVSVTGVTGAREALAVDLGAFIARVRKITTLPLCVGFGISTPEQASQVARAADGVIVGSRLIQLMETDTDFTSPVSDFVTGLRDALNDSSGE